A single region of the Marinobacter salinisoli genome encodes:
- a CDS encoding calcium/sodium antiporter yields the protein MTIFLFCIGLVFLIVGAEALVRGASRLAAVLGISPLVIGLTVVAFGTSSPELAVSVKSALSDQASLAMGNVVGSNIFNVLFILGLSALIVPLVVSQQLIRLDVPLMIALSVAVLLLSLDGNLSRMDGILLVTGLIIYIGFLIYQSRKTSAGITGNGSDHLAPDHQTSVNWPKNLGLVVGGLVLLVIGSRWLVESAVAFAQYLGVSELVVGLTIVAAGTSLPEVVTSVIAAIRGERDIAVGNVVGSNIFNLMGVLGLAGIVAPAGIEVSTAVIGFDLPVMIAVALACLPIFFTGATISRQEGLVLLAYYVAYTLYLILAASHHDALPRFSAVMLYFVLPITALTLTLIALREFAGNRKTH from the coding sequence ATGACTATTTTCCTGTTTTGCATCGGCCTGGTGTTTCTGATCGTCGGGGCGGAAGCCCTGGTTCGGGGGGCATCCCGTCTGGCGGCGGTGCTGGGCATCTCACCTCTGGTCATCGGGCTGACAGTCGTCGCCTTCGGCACCAGCTCCCCCGAGCTTGCCGTGAGCGTGAAGTCCGCCCTCTCCGATCAGGCCAGCCTGGCCATGGGAAATGTCGTGGGCAGCAACATCTTCAACGTGCTCTTTATCCTCGGTCTGTCGGCACTGATTGTGCCGCTGGTGGTATCCCAACAGCTCATACGCCTTGATGTACCGCTGATGATCGCCCTATCAGTTGCAGTGCTTTTGCTGTCGCTGGATGGAAACCTGAGCCGCATGGATGGGATTTTGCTGGTCACCGGCCTGATCATCTACATCGGATTCCTGATCTATCAAAGCCGCAAAACCTCCGCCGGCATCACGGGGAATGGCTCCGATCATTTGGCGCCCGATCACCAGACAAGCGTCAACTGGCCCAAAAACCTTGGTCTGGTGGTTGGTGGCCTGGTGTTGCTGGTCATCGGGTCCCGCTGGCTCGTGGAGAGCGCGGTGGCTTTCGCCCAATACCTTGGGGTGAGTGAACTGGTGGTCGGATTGACCATCGTCGCCGCCGGCACCTCCCTGCCTGAGGTCGTGACATCGGTGATCGCAGCCATCCGCGGGGAGCGAGATATTGCCGTGGGCAATGTGGTGGGCAGCAATATTTTTAACCTGATGGGCGTGCTGGGACTGGCCGGAATCGTCGCACCCGCCGGCATTGAGGTCTCTACCGCTGTCATCGGTTTTGACCTGCCGGTGATGATTGCCGTCGCCCTCGCCTGCCTGCCGATTTTCTTCACCGGCGCGACCATCAGCCGCCAGGAGGGTCTGGTGTTGTTGGCCTACTACGTGGCCTACACCCTTTACCTGATTCTGGCCGCCTCGCACCACGACGCACTGCCGAGATTCAGCGCAGTAATGCTTTATTTCGTGCTGCCGATTACGGCACTGACCCTGACCCTTATTGCGCTCAGGGAATTCGCCGGCAACAGAAAAACTCACTGA